A genomic stretch from Acidimicrobiia bacterium includes:
- the hflX gene encoding GTPase HflX, translating to MTAREGRARRRLTATEVDLEVPQQRALLVGTGVGSRTAAEAEDSLAELARLADTAGADPVETVLQRRDRPDPATYVGPGKAEELRRTADALDIDVVVFDDELTPAQQRNLEQRLGRDVVDRVALILDIFAQHATSQEGMVQVELAQLRYRLPRLRGRGITLSQQGGGIGTRGPGETQLEVDRRRIQRRVTKLERDLERLGRTRATQRKARRRHGLPTVTLVGYTNAGKSTLLNRLTDSDVRVEDRLFSTLDPTTRRLRLPGGETVLCSDTVGFVRRLPHELVEAFRSTLEVVTAADLIVHVVDGAAGDAAAEVEAVRLVLGEIGAGGHPELLVVNKADVAEPGRLRELGVGESALAVSARTGEGVEKLLDAVAGRLRALTTVVEFMVPYERGDVLAALHRDGEVLIEVHVDVGTRVRARIDEFDIGRYREFVTG from the coding sequence GTGACCGCTCGCGAGGGGCGGGCCCGCCGTCGGCTGACCGCGACCGAGGTCGACCTCGAGGTCCCGCAGCAGCGGGCGTTGCTGGTCGGCACCGGCGTCGGCTCCCGCACCGCGGCCGAGGCCGAGGACTCGCTCGCCGAGCTGGCGCGGCTCGCTGACACCGCCGGCGCCGACCCGGTCGAGACCGTGCTCCAGCGCCGGGACCGGCCCGACCCTGCGACCTACGTCGGCCCCGGCAAGGCCGAGGAGCTCCGCCGCACCGCCGACGCGCTCGACATCGACGTGGTCGTGTTCGACGACGAGCTGACGCCGGCCCAGCAGCGGAACCTCGAGCAGCGGCTCGGGCGGGACGTCGTCGATCGCGTCGCGCTGATCCTCGACATCTTCGCCCAGCACGCGACGAGCCAGGAGGGCATGGTCCAGGTCGAGCTGGCGCAGCTTCGCTATCGCCTGCCCCGCCTCCGCGGGCGCGGCATCACGCTGAGCCAGCAGGGCGGCGGCATCGGCACCCGCGGCCCCGGCGAGACCCAGCTCGAGGTCGACCGTCGACGCATCCAGCGTCGGGTCACGAAGCTCGAGCGCGACCTCGAGCGGCTGGGCCGGACGCGGGCGACCCAGCGCAAGGCGAGGCGGCGGCACGGGCTCCCGACCGTGACCCTGGTCGGGTACACGAACGCCGGCAAGTCCACGCTCCTGAACCGCCTCACCGACTCGGACGTGCGGGTCGAGGACCGCCTCTTCTCGACCCTCGACCCGACCACGCGGCGGCTGCGGCTGCCCGGCGGCGAGACCGTCCTCTGCTCCGACACCGTCGGGTTCGTCCGCCGGCTGCCCCACGAGCTCGTCGAGGCGTTCCGGTCCACTCTGGAGGTCGTGACGGCCGCCGACCTGATCGTGCACGTCGTGGACGGCGCCGCGGGGGACGCCGCCGCCGAGGTGGAGGCGGTCCGCCTCGTGCTCGGGGAGATCGGCGCCGGTGGCCACCCCGAGCTGCTGGTGGTGAACAAGGCGGACGTCGCCGAGCCGGGCCGCCTGCGCGAGCTCGGCGTCGGCGAGTCGGCGCTGGCCGTCTCGGCTCGGACCGGCGAGGGCGTCGAGAAGTTGCTCGACGCCGTCGCGGGCCGCCTCCGGGCCCTCACCACGGTCGTCGAGTTCATGGTCCCGTACGAGCGGGGCGACGTGCTGGCGGCGCTGCACCGCGACGGCGAGGTCCTGATCGAGGTGCACGTCGACGTCGGCACCCGGGTGCGGGCGCGGATCGACGAGTTCGACATCGGCCGCTACCGGGAGTTCGTCACCGGCTGA